In Arcobacter ellisii, a genomic segment contains:
- a CDS encoding CNNM domain-containing protein, with protein sequence MEILILLFVAVIGTSFLCSVLESVLLSTNISYISVLEKNNPIAGKLLKKLKTDIDKSIASILILNTIANTLGATLIGVQAQNVFGENGTFVMAVSIILTFMILFFAEIIPKTIGAVYWKQLAPYAPRIINFFIFITYPIIIITQFVTKKIGKETTDAISREELIQSTLLSEEEGIIGDLESQIIGNTLKLNSIKIKDILTPRSVVYAIEKNTLIKDIVEDKRTFKFSRVPVYEGNIDNIVGIVLTKKIFKQAITEGEKNLEDIMKPVFSLHHNIHVAKALNMFIQKKEHMFIVHDSYNQTEGIVTLEDCLETLLGLEIMDELDTTADMRKLALNKMKAKRKEKEKAEENNK encoded by the coding sequence ATTTTAATCTTACTATTTGTTGCTGTTATTGGTACGTCATTTTTATGTTCTGTTTTAGAATCTGTTCTTTTATCTACAAATATTTCTTATATTTCTGTTTTAGAAAAAAACAACCCGATTGCTGGTAAACTGTTAAAAAAACTAAAAACAGATATTGATAAATCTATTGCATCAATTCTTATTTTAAATACTATTGCAAATACATTAGGTGCAACTCTTATTGGAGTTCAAGCTCAAAATGTTTTTGGAGAAAATGGCACATTTGTAATGGCTGTTTCTATTATACTTACGTTTATGATTCTATTTTTCGCAGAAATTATTCCAAAAACAATTGGAGCAGTTTATTGGAAACAATTAGCTCCTTATGCACCAAGAATTATAAACTTTTTTATTTTTATAACTTATCCAATAATCATAATAACTCAGTTTGTTACAAAAAAAATTGGAAAAGAAACAACAGATGCTATATCAAGAGAAGAGTTAATTCAATCTACACTTTTAAGTGAAGAAGAAGGAATTATTGGAGATTTAGAATCTCAAATTATTGGAAATACTTTAAAATTAAATAGTATTAAAATAAAAGATATTTTAACTCCAAGGTCAGTTGTTTATGCAATTGAAAAAAATACATTAATAAAAGATATTGTTGAAGATAAAAGAACTTTTAAATTCTCAAGAGTTCCTGTATATGAAGGAAATATTGATAATATTGTTGGAATTGTTTTAACTAAAAAAATATTCAAACAAGCAATAACAGAAGGTGAAAAAAATCTTGAAGATATTATGAAACCTGTATTTTCACTTCATCATAATATTCATGTGGCAAAAGCTTTAAATATGTTCATTCAAAAAAAAGAGCATATGTTTATAGTTCATGATTCATATAATCAAACAGAAGGTATTGTAACTTTAGAAGATTGTCTTGAAACTTTACTTGGTCTTGAAATTATGGATGAATTAGATACAACAGCAGATATGAGAAAATTGGCTTTAAATAAAATGAAAGCTAAAAGAAAAGAGAAAGAAAAAGCGGAAGAGAATAATAAATAA